The Streptosporangiales bacterium genomic interval GATGTGCCGAAGGCCGCGGCGCGTATCGTTTCCTGCCATCCCGTGACCCGAGGAGACCGGTGACCCCTCCCGAGCCAGCACTGCACGTCCGCGGCGGGCGCGGGCGGACGCCCGCGCCCGTGTCGCGGATCTCCCGAGGTCCACTGCCGGCTGCGGTCCGTCCAGGGGCGGCACGTTGACCGGGTCAGCGAGGCGACGGCGGCCTGGTGTGCTGCGGCTGGTCGACTGGCTGTCCGAGGTCGCCGGCTACACCAGTGCCGTCCTCGTCCTGGCGGCCGCGCTCATCGTCTGCTACGGCGTGCTGTTGCGGTACTTCCTGGGTGCCTCGACGGTGTGGCAGACCGAGCTGTCGATCTATTTGCTGATCTACGCGACGTTCGTGGGCGCGGCGTACGGCCTCAGACACGGCGACCACGTCAGGGTCGACCTCGTGGTGCGGCAACTCCCGCCGGTCGCCCGCGAGGTGGCCAAGCTCGTCGCGGCCGTGCTCGGCATCGGTCTGGCCGCGGTCGTGGCCGTGCTCACCTACGAGCTCTGGTGGCACGCGGTCACCACTGGCCGGCGGTCCGGTACGGCGTGGAACCCGCCGCTGATGTTCCCCTACGCGATCCTGCCGCTGGGCATGACCCTCGTCGTCCTGCAGTACGTGGTGATCGCCGTGGACACCGTGCGGCGGATCGCGACCGGCCCGGCCGGCGACGACGATGACGCGCCGGGGGAGGGGGCCGGCGGATGAG includes:
- a CDS encoding TRAP transporter small permease subunit, whose product is MTGSARRRRPGVLRLVDWLSEVAGYTSAVLVLAAALIVCYGVLLRYFLGASTVWQTELSIYLLIYATFVGAAYGLRHGDHVRVDLVVRQLPPVAREVAKLVAAVLGIGLAAVVAVLTYELWWHAVTTGRRSGTAWNPPLMFPYAILPLGMTLVVLQYVVIAVDTVRRIATGPAGDDDDAPGEGAGG